Proteins from a genomic interval of Bacillus horti:
- a CDS encoding HU family DNA-binding protein: protein MNKTELIAKVAERTELTKKDSTKAVEAVFESISDALQSGDKVQIIGFGNFEIRERAARKGRNPQTGAEIDIAASKVPAFKAGKALKDVVK, encoded by the coding sequence ATGAATAAAACAGAACTTATTGCCAAGGTTGCAGAGCGTACAGAATTAACAAAAAAGGATTCCACAAAAGCTGTAGAAGCTGTTTTTGAATCTATTTCTGATGCTCTTCAGAGTGGGGACAAAGTACAAATTATTGGATTTGGTAACTTTGAGATCCGAGAGAGAGCTGCTCGAAAAGGGAGAAATCCTCAAACAGGTGCAGAGATTGATATTGCCGCCAGTAAGGTGCCAGCATTTAAAGCAGGTAAAG